The sequence below is a genomic window from Lytechinus variegatus isolate NC3 chromosome 3, Lvar_3.0, whole genome shotgun sequence.
tgatgtACACTGTATGTGTGCCTAATCCTGGCGAGCCACTGCCATGGGCTAAGCGATGGGTTGGGTACCAGGGGGCCAGGTAGCAGGGGTGTTATTCTGAGATTCATTTTTGTTATCTcagatgaaattaaaaatgtatcTCTGTTAAAATCAGCAAGATaaatacccttaaaatgactttgaattggtattctgagaacaattttagcttcgttttatctctgtaagacatgCCTATTTATGAAGCAATATAATGAGAAAAGCTGTTTTATAGAGCTTGTTCAACCAATGAAAGTCTCTTTCTGCCAGTAAGTATGGCAAAGGAGAGAGACACATCACAGACAGGTGACTGATACCTACCTCCTGCTGCGACTGCGAGTCCTGTATCTGGGAGGGCTTCTGGAAACACGACGGGGACTACGAGATCGAGAACGAGAAACAGATCTGAAGTGAGAAAGACACAAGCAGAGCAACAAACTTTGAGAAGTGCAAATTAGTAATCCAGTAGCTTgcaattcattattttgagataAAAATTTGCAATCTTTCATTTGGTACTTATAGTTTCTACAAACAAGCACTATGCACAGATAGAGAAAATCTTGTTTAACTTCAGAGTTTAATGATGAATTTATAGACAATGTTTTCAAGATTTAATTTCTGTACGTAAGAACATGCACACGTGCGCAATGTACGTGTACATTTCATGCTACCTTGCCAATTAATATTGTGATCAATTACAAATGAGTTTCTTGCAATTTCCcatatataggggaaggcggggtaagttgtgacagtttttgctttttgcatgttagaattgatatgattaataatattGTCGAAATatgtaccttgccttgaaatttaattcttctgaaatattttccacctatatataactttctatccccacactgaaagtcatcgtgaccttcgaaaaaaacgatgtcaaatggctcaacttgccccatatatggggtaagtttgagccaccttctggggtaagttgagccacaaaaactatgtacaaaatgtatgggggagaaccagcatgtcaattttttgtttaaagtcttttcacttgctaattctctataaattctaacatcctgtaaaaggaaaagagcagttatgttaatttgctcctttcaggcTGCATTTCAAtggatttttatggtttgtttgttttttaagatacattaccataggaattaccatggctcaacttgccccatgctgtttggctcaacttaccccagtccgaacttagtgcgataatttgtatccacacatttattatgcatccatcatataaaagactatgacaagaatgaagatccatacctggactaataatgttgttatcatgtctttattatatttaaagacatgtgtgtttataaagcacttatctatttcacactcttttttacttttttggctgaaattcatattttccctctaaaaactagtttttgtttcaaagttggaaacaatgtggtggggttaggggttatgctatgggtcatcaatacatgacaccgcCACAATGTCTggctcattcattattggcctggggctggtggctcaacttgcccctatgctcaacttaccccgccttcccctactattaaaaaaatgattgacaaCACATATATACACTGTATCCTGGGGGttatttttggggggggcagtaAGCTACAGATAtgagaaaaacatttttaaagaataaccAACATCCTGTTCATAGTCTACACCAGTATACTACCTGTATTGAACAAAGCTGCAAGAGAGAAGATGACAGTGATGTAAATGTTGACATGAGGAAAAAGAAGAACCATCATTGTGCAGGGAAGACATGAAAAACGGATTGCTGGCGCGCTGAGGGGGACTCGTTTTGTAGCCTCCGTGAAGCAACCGAAGGCCGACAATCAGATACCAGTCTGCCATGTTGCGCCACCGGTATTTTACCCCATGGCCTACTTAAAGCAGGTCATCATTCAAGAATGTCTGTATGAAGGAAGCAACGGATTTGGCCCAGCTAGGCtgacattgttggatttcaTACCAAGGGTAGATCTGGCTATGATGTATGATGCCAGCTGACCCGTGTAATTATTTGATAACTAGGATTTTGAAGATTTCATGTCTAAAAATTGACGAGATGAAGATCGCGATGAGTAGTGTTGACAGAAGCGATAAAGCTGGTCGCTGAACATGGTGTGGCTGCTCACACCAAAGCTGTACTCATCGGAGAGAGCTGGTGGATGCAAGAAGGGCGCGTGGTGCGACATCGCTGCTTTGCACATGAAGGGTTATGACGGCAGAAGCATTGCGGGTTGTCACGAGGACCGTACTAGTTGGGTCCTGAAAGGGGTAAGGATGAACAATGAATTTAGTGGGTGTACACATGCTTAACCTGAAATTAATTTACAGAATTCCAGACGGACCATCTTTAATCAATCTTTCATTTTGTCTAACAGGCACTTAATACTATCTTGACAAATGACCACTTCAAATATATAGCTGTACACATGCCTGACCAAAGAAACGTGTTTAAAGGggtattttttcagttttggccGCGGGCCACGCTTCCACTcattaagggtatcaaaaacactgattttcaagaaaaaagtgGTTTTTAAAGACTGGTCAATTGTCAATCGtagggtcaaacgtatttagggtatttttttttcaaagctttttATTTTTAGAGACTGGTCAAAACTTTAGGGTATGTgtttccccaagctttttcctcggggtcatattctggcgacaacttgttgaGGGGCCAGAATGTGTAAATAAAACCCACAAAAATTTGTtcagggggttattttgcacacagagaaaaactcctTTAGTgagtgtttggaaataatttggtcacgcatgtgtacagcaatacactGGACTGTCAGATCTgtcaaaattgaatataattcaaacaataaaacacaaaaaggacagtgagggacatcattgactctcttgTTTAAATGTCAGCaagttgtgcatataaatgttttgtgaaaaataagcgaaacgtctaaatgtcataactttcttattttacatcttattttggaaacacattttcaggattttgcttgtttgatttttctctgttgattgaattcaacatttttcttgggtggacttgacctttaaaaagaaaagaaaggaaaaacatTTTAAGCTACGTAAATGAAGTGTACCAGTATAACTATTGAGCATGGCTGCACATGGCATTACTTTCTCAAGACCATTCCTGCTTCATCTTTGAAAGGTCCATATGATTTATCTCACCTAAGGTAGCATCTACCACTCCTGTAACCTGTGATTTGTAAAAAGGCATTACTGCTCTTTGGGAAAGTAAATAAGATTATatgtacaaattgaaaaaagttCAAATGATTATAGTTGATCTCACCTTGAGTAGCGTCTACTACCCCTGTAACCACCTGGAGATCTTCCTCTCTTCTCCCGGCAGTCCCTTGCAAAGTGACCCCTCTGTCCACACTCATAGCATCGTTCATTATCAATGTTCCGACGTCCACCAtaaccaccaccgccaccaccataACCTCGACCACGATCTCGAGACCTTTTTTCCCCCGAGGAGGCCTCCACCCGAAGCTTTGCTCCACAAATATATCTGCAGACAAATTTGTTAAATGATAATCACATGATCTATTGCTCTATTGGGAAATGAGATTACTTGCTCAAAGTATGTGAACTATCATCACCGGCCACTACCTGTACCTTGGTAATAAACTGATTtgtgaatatcaaaaatttgcattattccggtgaaacagttctatgcatgtcttcattaatattcatttaggtgggctgatgatgacacatccccactttcccatttcttatgttattacatgaaatcacaatcgtttcatatttcatattaatgtgtaaatgatgtgtctcaattatgatgaaataagttgcagcaacaAATAACTAGTGCACTTAATCTGTTGACTATCCAATTGCTTTAGttcttggtaatttttttttagaatataacctaatttcatataataatattgtGTTGGGATGGGATCGATTGCACGTTAACTTTCAACCAGACTTAAAATGAGACGAAGCAATACAAAGCCTATACagttcatatatacatttattgaagatgataactaagttgatgatgatgacaaataatacaggaacatgagtaagtctgatggtgactatactcTCTAAACTCCAATCTCTAATTTATCTGTATGCTGGAACAATCTCTATAGTAATCTGCAATCTGTAATAATCTCTAACAATCTCTAACAGTCTGATTTGGTTCAGAAGTGAACCCCTTTTATATTGGTCTGGTCTAGACTCTTTACAACCAAACAGGTGTTGGTCAACCTTGGacgcttgaccaaaacaatctgtacgtcataactttactctgaattgggggagttgaccttttagggagaacatgaaatgtagtgaataagaaacccataaaatgtgtgtgcgtcagaagtttagctggaagaagaatgagtaatactttctaatgaaagttggagctgatatacttcctgtagaagtattgattatgtattgattatgtattggtataatattgaatatgtgagatatgtcttatcatcacataacaataaaataaaaagaataaacggtgagcacagactcaaattttacattttgacaAATAATACCAGCAAAGGGTGAAGACCAGACCCCACACCCATTGTGTAAAGTATGTTAACTAATAGCTCTAGTTTCCACCATCATGATTcaaggttccatgacatttgctccagtgacaattgctctgatggaaaatatgtgcattcagcaaaaaaataaaatctaacctccaaaactaaataaatccTGATCATTacttttacattattctgaaccaaaaactctattacaatcctaactgcatgccctctgagatatcaagaccaaaacaaatgtcgtgtcacccgTTTCACGGCACGATTATGGTCTTGATCGTAAAGTAATCATGACGGTACAAGATCTTATCAAGAATTGAGGTCAGTAGAGGCAATCCTTCATAGTAAAAGACAAAAAGTGgacattgcatttttttgtgatcaGTTACAAAAGGCCAATTGTAACAATGTGACTGTGGGAACGAGGTACATGTATAAGGAGCTATCGCAGTATATGAAAATATAGTCTCACTACCTTAGACTCTGGAATATGTACTACGGAGAAAAGCAAAAGTCTGTTTGCAGACCTTGGGCACTTTTTTAGGGAGCAATAAACGTCCTCTATTAAAGGAAAATACAGCAGTAAGGGGATTTTGAAAAATTTTAGAATTGCCTTTTCTTTAGTATTGGAGCATATGTAGGTGTTCTACCTCCCCTACATCAAAATGACATTGCATGTATGCAGGCAACTGAAATCCACAcaatgatttccattttttgccATTTAAGTATAAAACAAATAGTTTTATTGTTCaacatttcaatcaaatataTCTGCTTCTCTGATGTTTTCCCTCCTTTTCAAACAACTTCAATTTAGATTTCCTACAACTTACCTGTTATTTAGATTGTAAATAGCATCTTCGGCATCGCGATGGTCTTCGAAAAAAACAAAGGCAAAACCTGGTGGGTTCCTAGCGACCCAGACATTCTTGACAGGCccatatttcatgaattcatccTCAAGATCCGAGCGGCTGGCCCCTGATGGCAAGTTTCCCACATACACTTTGCAATCATCAGGGGATTTTCCTCTGCCGTACCTCGACATGATTTAATCTGTATTCTGTAGTaacagaaatatgaataaatgaaaaattggcATAAGCTTATAGACTAATCCCATGAGGCTTGTTACAACTGATAATGTCACAGCAACACATAACGTAACACCAACACATGTCatagattgcgacattatgccaagagtgtccaacgcataatgtcacaggcAACGCCTTATAGACTACACCCATGAGGCTTGTTACATTATGCCAAGAGTgtccaacgcataatgtcacaggcAACGCCTTATAGACTAAACCCATGAGGCTTGTTACAAcccataatgtcgcagcaacacAATGTcacaccaacgcataatgtcacagattgcgacattatgccaagagcattatgtgacattatgcgtccaacgcataatgtcacaggcAAACGTGACATTATGCTGTAGCTTTTCTACTACTGCAtaagggcgattccacactaaaACTTCATTTATCACAAATTAAAACTTCaattatgaaatatcataaatttcaacatgctttcagtAAGTAGTGTAAAATTTTAccatgatacctaaattttatgaaaattatgactatgaagtcagatatatatattttttttggggggggaacaatagaattttgaattttcattaattttgctgattaaatagtcaagtacaaacacTACCTGAAACCATTATTGGCAAAGCatgagaagattgaaaatattgcaggtcaatggAATAATGTATCATGGATGgttggttccaaataatatctacaacattttcattatccataataggggcagccctgatttttccaaACCTATTTTGGGCAATGTCCAGTACGACACATGAAAATGCATAAGTTTTTCCTAcacttttatttttgatgatgcaatctTACAATATAAGTTTCTCTATTTTTGACCCGTGGGTGATCGATTAATCCTATAAGGATCTAATAACTGCccttcattttcaataattgtccCATTAAAAGTTGTCCCATAAGACACACACTGTGACGTACATGTATGGGACATGTCCCATACGACACAAAATATATACTGCATTTCATTTCAGCATTTGGATACAGAAACTATaaacagtaggcctattttaATGATAGTGAACATTAGTGGACATTACGTGAACTGAATAGGCATTTTTTCATCTCAGAGAATATGAAATAGGCGATTCTAACCATTTTAACTGtcttcatgtaggcctattcttttGCGAATCCCTTCAGGTAGACTGGTGATTCCACTTGTCAGAGCTTTTTCATTGGGCATGAAAATCTATATAATTCACCCTAGCATGggagataataaaaaataacctgAGCCACAAAGAGGTAGGATCTTTACTAAATATACACTCCTTAAATATACAGGCTCTCGAGTCTAAAGTAGAACCAATGTCAAATAGTCAAAAGTTATGTACCTTGGGCAAATTTATGAAATAAGGTCATGTCCTTGATCTAATAGTAATTAAATGGCCTTTTcatttcctatttgtttataaa
It includes:
- the LOC121411560 gene encoding serine/arginine-rich splicing factor 7-like isoform X1, which gives rise to MSRYGRGKSPDDCKVYVGNLPSGASRSDLEDEFMKYGPVKNVWVARNPPGFAFVFFEDHRDAEDAIYNLNNRYICGAKLRVEASSGEKRSRDRGRGYGGGGGGYGGRRNIDNERCYECGQRGHFARDCREKRGRSPGGYRGSRRYSRSVSRSRSRSPRRVSRSPPRYRTRSRSRSRSRS
- the LOC121411560 gene encoding serine/arginine-rich splicing factor 7-like isoform X2 translates to MSRYGRGKSPDDCKVYVGNLPSGASRSDLEDEFMKYGPVKNVWVARNPPGFAFVFFEDHRDAEDAIYNLNNRYICGAKLRVEASSGEKRSRDRGRGYGGGGGGYGGRRNIDNERCYECGQRGHFARDCREKRGRSPGGYRGSRRYSRTQLVRSS